One region of Aurantimonas sp. HBX-1 genomic DNA includes:
- the tmk gene encoding dTMP kinase, which yields MFITFEGGEGSGKTTQILRLAEHLRRRGHAVVTTREPGGSPGADAIRHVILSGAAEALGPEMEAILFSAARADHIALVIRPALARGDIVLCDRFHDSTRVYQFLDGPLDQGLMQRLERSTLDGVYPDLTLILDVPADLGAARARERRGSAAIDRFEKEAEALHERRRQAFLKIAAEEPDRCVVVDGAQPIDEVAAEIAEIVDDRLEAARFEAVGQSLDAGRRVR from the coding sequence ATGTTCATCACCTTCGAGGGCGGCGAAGGCAGCGGCAAGACCACGCAGATCCTGCGCCTGGCCGAACATCTTCGCCGCCGCGGCCACGCGGTCGTGACGACGCGCGAGCCCGGCGGCTCGCCCGGTGCCGACGCGATCCGCCACGTGATCCTCTCCGGCGCCGCCGAAGCGCTCGGCCCCGAGATGGAGGCGATCCTGTTCTCCGCCGCGCGCGCCGACCACATCGCCTTGGTCATCCGTCCGGCCCTGGCGCGCGGCGACATCGTCCTCTGCGACCGCTTCCACGACTCCACGCGCGTCTACCAGTTCCTCGACGGCCCGCTCGATCAGGGCCTCATGCAGCGACTCGAGCGCTCGACCCTCGACGGCGTCTATCCGGACCTGACGCTGATCCTCGACGTGCCGGCTGATCTCGGCGCCGCCCGGGCCAGGGAACGCCGCGGCAGTGCCGCGATCGACCGCTTCGAGAAGGAAGCCGAGGCATTGCACGAGCGGCGGCGCCAGGCCTTCCTGAAGATCGCGGCGGAAGAGCCGGACCGCTGCGTCGTCGTCGACGGCGCGCAGCCCATCGACGAAGTCGCCGCCGAGATCGCTGAGATCGTCGACGATCGTCTGGAGGCGGCACGCTTCGAGGCGGTCGGCCAGTCGCTGGATGCCGGCCGGCGGGTGCGATGA
- a CDS encoding D-alanyl-D-alanine carboxypeptidase family protein codes for MFRITILTALVAATVLVFPAPSVPAQEAAPPAVETTASEVLLVDGETGTILFQKNPAQPFPPASLAKIMTMEIVFAALRAGEISLDTTFPVSEHAWRTGGAPSGTSTMFAALNSQVPVADLIRGTIVQAANDAAIILAEGMEGSEAAFAERMNERAAELGLTNSHFVNPTGLPAEGQQVTVTDLVKLARHMRNTYPDLYAIYAEPSFEWNKIFQRNRNPLLSAGIGADGLATGYTEASGYALLGATEQDGRVTYLAMSGLESERERAAEAIKLLGWARDSFEQVQLFEAGTTIGTAGVFGGTAGWVPAVAAAPVSVLLPVEAGDRVRARIRYDGPLIAPVAEGDPVATLDVLVDGEPVLSQQLVAGSASPTGSFADRALGAAKELAFGWVRAF; via the coding sequence ATGTTCCGGATAACCATCCTCACGGCGCTCGTCGCCGCGACCGTCCTGGTATTCCCGGCACCGTCCGTGCCCGCCCAGGAGGCGGCCCCTCCCGCCGTGGAGACCACCGCATCCGAGGTCCTGCTCGTGGACGGCGAGACCGGCACGATCCTCTTCCAGAAGAATCCCGCGCAGCCGTTCCCGCCCGCCTCGCTCGCCAAGATCATGACCATGGAGATCGTGTTCGCGGCGCTGCGCGCCGGCGAGATCAGCCTCGACACGACCTTCCCGGTCAGCGAACACGCCTGGCGCACCGGCGGCGCGCCTTCTGGGACATCGACGATGTTCGCGGCGCTGAACTCGCAGGTGCCGGTGGCCGACCTGATCCGCGGCACGATCGTCCAGGCGGCCAACGATGCTGCGATCATCCTCGCCGAGGGCATGGAAGGCTCGGAGGCGGCGTTCGCCGAGCGCATGAACGAGCGGGCGGCGGAACTCGGCCTCACCAACTCGCACTTCGTCAACCCGACCGGGCTGCCGGCGGAGGGACAGCAGGTGACGGTGACCGACCTCGTGAAGCTCGCCCGCCACATGCGCAACACCTATCCGGACCTCTACGCGATCTACGCCGAGCCTTCCTTCGAGTGGAACAAGATCTTCCAGCGCAACCGCAACCCGCTGCTGTCCGCCGGGATCGGCGCCGACGGCCTCGCCACCGGCTACACCGAGGCCTCGGGCTACGCACTGCTCGGGGCCACCGAACAGGATGGACGGGTGACCTATCTGGCGATGAGCGGCCTCGAAAGCGAGCGCGAGCGCGCCGCGGAGGCCATCAAGCTACTCGGCTGGGCGCGCGATTCCTTCGAGCAGGTGCAGCTCTTCGAGGCCGGAACGACGATCGGGACCGCCGGCGTCTTCGGCGGCACCGCCGGCTGGGTTCCGGCGGTCGCCGCGGCGCCGGTGAGCGTGCTGCTACCGGTGGAGGCGGGCGACCGCGTGCGCGCCCGCATCCGCTACGACGGGCCGCTGATCGCCCCCGTCGCGGAGGGCGACCCGGTCGCCACGCTCGACGTGCTGGTCGACGGCGAGCCGGTCCTCTCGCAGCAGCTGGTTGCCGGCAGTGCATCGCCGACAGGCAGCTTCGCCGACCGGGCGCTCGGCGCGGCCAAGGAACTCGCCTTCGGCTGGGTGCGGGCATTTTGA
- a CDS encoding septal ring lytic transglycosylase RlpA family protein, with product MAIVAAEYGRRMTALGMVLAVGLVLPACQGSGAGSPVDELAEIGTAVKFDSQTFGVPASPRVTNLKRVPKGGGRSHVGKPYKVRGEWYYPKDEPGYVGEGQASWYGPNFHGRLTANGEIYDMHGLSAAHKTFPLPSYAMVTNKKTGSRVMVRVNDRGPFSHGREIDVSSQAAELLGFKHAGVADVTVEYVGRAPLEGDDTKMLMASYQPGENVGEAPVMVAEGQGASREGGPLMAFAGAIGLPGVRPLDRAAEGGSRAGGIDLGRLLGAARIPAFSASYAGATVQGGALAAVQQAAAGPQAAGGERIQIGVIDPALMERVRSVTLGEGALETETAPGTGQISASLSVDGDASTDAVLRRLWQVGAADAFVIRD from the coding sequence ATGGCCATTGTGGCTGCGGAATACGGGCGTCGGATGACCGCCCTCGGGATGGTGCTGGCCGTCGGGCTGGTACTGCCCGCCTGCCAGGGCAGCGGCGCCGGCTCGCCGGTGGACGAACTCGCCGAGATCGGCACTGCCGTGAAGTTCGATTCCCAGACCTTCGGCGTCCCGGCCAGCCCCCGCGTCACCAATCTCAAGCGCGTTCCCAAGGGCGGCGGCCGCTCGCATGTCGGCAAGCCCTACAAGGTGCGCGGCGAGTGGTACTACCCCAAGGACGAGCCCGGCTATGTCGGGGAAGGCCAGGCGTCCTGGTACGGCCCGAACTTCCACGGCCGGCTCACCGCGAATGGCGAGATCTACGACATGCACGGCCTGTCTGCGGCCCACAAGACGTTCCCGCTGCCGTCCTATGCGATGGTCACCAACAAGAAGACCGGCAGCCGGGTGATGGTCCGGGTCAATGACCGCGGGCCGTTCTCGCATGGCCGCGAGATCGACGTCTCCTCGCAGGCGGCCGAACTCCTGGGGTTCAAGCACGCCGGCGTTGCCGACGTGACCGTCGAATATGTCGGCCGGGCACCGCTCGAGGGCGACGACACGAAGATGCTGATGGCCAGCTACCAGCCCGGCGAGAACGTCGGCGAGGCGCCGGTCATGGTCGCCGAAGGGCAGGGGGCATCACGCGAAGGCGGGCCGCTGATGGCCTTTGCCGGGGCCATCGGGCTCCCGGGCGTCCGTCCGCTCGATCGAGCGGCCGAGGGCGGCAGCCGTGCCGGCGGCATCGATCTCGGCCGGCTGCTCGGCGCAGCCCGCATCCCGGCCTTCAGCGCCTCCTATGCCGGCGCGACAGTGCAGGGAGGCGCGCTCGCCGCGGTCCAGCAGGCGGCGGCAGGGCCGCAGGCCGCCGGCGGCGAGCGGATCCAGATCGGCGTCATCGACCCCGCCCTCATGGAGCGCGTCCGCAGCGTCACGCTGGGCGAGGGCGCGCTGGAAACCGAGACGGCGCCCGGCACGGGGCAGATCTCCGCTTCGCTCAGCGTCGACGGCGATGCCTCGACCGACGCGGTGCTTCGGCGGCTCTGGCAGGTCGGGGCGGCTGACGCTTTCGTCATCCGCGACTGA
- the arr gene encoding NAD(+)--rifampin ADP-ribosyltransferase yields MTAAARPFAQSFFHGTKADLKVGDVIKVGHNSNFLEAGALSWTYFSATLDAAIWGAELSKGGGRERIYVVEPTGSIEDDPNLTDERFTGNPSMSYRSRDPLLIVAEVMGWQGHPAEQIQQMKQGLDRLKAEGANVIID; encoded by the coding sequence ATGACAGCTGCAGCAAGGCCGTTCGCTCAATCCTTCTTCCACGGCACCAAAGCAGATCTGAAAGTCGGAGACGTGATCAAGGTTGGTCACAACTCCAATTTCCTCGAGGCCGGCGCGCTCTCCTGGACTTACTTTTCGGCGACGCTGGATGCCGCGATCTGGGGCGCGGAACTGTCCAAGGGCGGCGGCCGGGAACGGATCTATGTCGTTGAACCCACTGGCTCAATCGAAGATGATCCCAACCTGACCGACGAGCGTTTCACCGGCAATCCATCCATGTCCTACCGTTCGCGCGACCCGCTCTTGATCGTCGCCGAGGTGATGGGTTGGCAGGGACATCCAGCCGAGCAAATCCAGCAGATGAAACAGGGGCTAGATCGATTGAAGGCGGAAGGCGCGAACGTCATCATCGACTGA